A genomic segment from Juglans regia cultivar Chandler chromosome 14, Walnut 2.0, whole genome shotgun sequence encodes:
- the LOC109013007 gene encoding ATP-dependent zinc metalloprotease FTSH 10, mitochondrial-like isoform X1, giving the protein MRFSRLGRSLSRSSRSRNLLCGGGGGRSAILNEELLRVSRVNEYLGRVDGGSGFLRGYLTTTVGAHRELAPKAYLSNLNHVLANPRLHRLFSSEAPKKKNYENFYPKEKKEIPEGNKQKSESKDDSNTDDRWNFQDAFIKQFQNFITPLVVIGLVLSSLPFGSREQKQQISFQEFKNKLLEPGLVDHIVVSNKSVAKVYVRSSPRNQTSDDIVEGPTNGTPAKGKGGQYKYYFNIGSVESFEEKLEEAQEALGIDPHDHIPVTYMSEMVWYQELMRFGPTVLLLGTLLFMGRRMQGGLGVGGGGGKGARGIFNIGKAHVTKVDKNAKNKIYFKDVAGCDEAKQEIMEFVHFLKNPKKYEELGAKIPKGALLVGPPGTGKTLLAKATAGESGVPFLSISGSDFMEMFVGVGPSRVRNLFQEARQCAPSIVFIDEIDAIGRARGRGGFSGANDERESTLNQLLVEMDGFGTTSGVVVLAGTNRPDILDNALLRPGRFDRQITIDKPDINGRDQIFQIYLKKIKLDHEPSYYSQRLAALTPGFAGADIANVCNEAALIAARKEGTQVTMEHFEAAIDRIIGGLEKKNKVISKLERRTVAYHESGHAVAGWFLEHAEPLLKVTIVPRGTAALGFAQYVPNENLLMTKEQLFDMTCMTLGGRAAEQVLLGKISTGAQNDLEKVTKMTYAQVAVYGFSEKVGLLSFPQRDDTMEMSKPYSSKTAAIIDGEVREWVGKAYEHTVQLIEQHKEQVAQIAELLLEKEVLHQDDLLQVLGERPFKSSELTNYDRFKQGFQEEDQKTVETPVNGRPEEEDGSSPLEPQVLPA; this is encoded by the exons ATGAGATTTTCCAGACTTGGCCGTTCATTGTCACGGTCTTCTCGCTCCAGA AATTTGTtgtgtggtggtggtggagggagATCGGCGATCTTGAACGAAGAGCTTCTGCGAGTGTCACGTGTGAATGAGTATCTGGGTCGTGTGGATGGGGGCTCTGGGTTTTTGAGGGGTTATTTGACAACTACAGTTGGAGCTCACAGGGAGCTCGCCCCCAAGGCGTATTTATCCAATTTGAACCACGTTCTTGCCAACCCTAGATTACATCGGCTTTTCTCGAGTGAAGccccaaagaaaaaga ATTATGAGAACTTTTATCcgaaggaaaagaaggaaattcCAGAGGGGAACAAGCAAAAGTCCGAGTCAAAAG ATGACTCGAACACAGATGATCGTTGGAATTTTCAAGATGCTTTCATAAAGCAATTTCAGAATTTCATCACTCCTTTAGTTGTAATTGGCCTAGTTCTTTCTTCCTTACCATTTGGTTCTCGTGAACAGAAACAG CAGATTAGTTTTCAAGAGTTCAAAAACAAGCTTCTGGAGCCAGGCTTGGTGGATCATATAGTCGTTTCTAATAAATCAGTTGCGAAAGTTTATGTAAGGAGTTCTCCACGCAATCAAACGAGTGATGATATTGTGGAGGGACCTACTAATGGTACCCCTGCAAAAGGAAAGGGGGGGCAGTATAAATACTATTTTAACATTGGAAGTGTTGAATCTTTTGAGGAGAAGCTGGAGGAAGCCCAGGAAGCATTAGGGATAGATCCTCATGATCATATTCCTGTAACGTACATGTCTGAAATGGTTTGGTATCAAGAATTGATGAGATTTGGACCAACTGTCTTGCTTTTGGGTACCCTTTTGTTTATGGGGCGGAGAATGCAAGGTGGGCTGGgcgttggtggtggtggtggaaagGGTGCCCGTGGGATATTTAACATAGGAAAAGCCCACGTTACGAAAGTGGATAAAAATGCCAAGAATAAG ATCTATTTCAAAGATGTTGCCGGATGTGATGAAGCAAAGCAAGAAATCATGGAATTTGTGCACTTCCTAAAGAACCCTAAGAAGTATGAGGAATTGGGAGCAAAGATTCCTAAAGGGGCTCTCTTGGTGGGCCCCCCAGGCACAGGAAAAACACTTCTAGCAAAAGCAACTGCGGGGGAATCTGGTGTGCCTTTTCTCTCCATATCTGGTTCTGATTTTATGGAGATGTTTGTTGGTGTTGGACCATCTAGGGTGAGAAACTTGTTTCAAGAAGCAAGGCAGTGTGCTCCCAGTATAgtttttattgatgagattGACGCAATTGGTCGAGCAAGGGGGCGTGGGGGCTTTTCAGGTGCAAATGATGAGCGTGAAAGTACTCTAAATCAGTTGCTGGTTGAAATGGATGGTTTTGGAACCACTTCTGGAGTTGTTGTGCTTGCTGGAACCAATAGACCTGATATTTTAGACAATGCTCTTTTGAGGCCTGGCCGATTTGATCGCCAAATTACAATTGATAAACCTGATATTAATGGCCGTGACCAGATATTTCAGATctacttgaaaaaaattaaacttgatCATGAGCCATCGTATTACTCTCAAAGGCTTGCAGCCCTCACACCTGGGTTTGCTGGAGCAGACATTGCAAATGTCTGTAACGAAGCTGCTCTAATTGCTGCAAGGAAAGAGGGAACACAGGTCACAATGGAGCATTTTGAGGCAGCTATAGATAGGATCATTGGTGGTctggagaagaagaataag GTAATTAGCAAGCTGGAGCGCCGAACTGTTGCCTATCATGAATCAGGTCATGCTGTTGCCGGATGGTTCTTAGAACATGCGGAACCCTTGTTGAAAGTAACAATTGTGCCTCGTGGTACAGCAGCGCTTGGATTTGCTCAATATGTTCCTAATGAAAACCTTCTCATGACTAAGGAGCAGCTTTTTGATATGACATGCATGACACTCGGTGGTCGGGCAGCTGAACAG GTGCTGTTGGGAAAGATCTCGACGGGTGCCCAAAATGATCTGGAGAAGGTGACAAAGATGACCTACGCACAAGTAGCTGTCTATGGTTTTAGCGAGAAGGTGGGTCTCCTTTCATTCCCTCAAAGGGATGACACAATGGAGATGTCCAAGCCCTACAGCAGCAAGACCGCGGCAATTATTGATGGTGAAGTGCGAGAGTGGGTGGGCAAGGCATACGAACACACAGTCCAGCTTATAGAGCAACACAAGGAGCAAGTGGCTCAAATTGCGGAGCTGTTGCTCGAAAAGGAAGTTCTTCACCAAGACGACCTGCTTCAAGTTTTGGGCGAGCGGCCATTCAAATCAAGTGAGCTCACAAATTATGATAGATTTAAGCAAGGCTTTCAAGAGGAAGATCAGAAGACTGTGGAGACGCCTGTTAATGGTAGGCCTGAGGAGGAGGATGGTTCTTCACCCCTAGAACCTCAAGTACTCCCTGCTTGA
- the LOC109013007 gene encoding ATP-dependent zinc metalloprotease FTSH 10, mitochondrial-like isoform X2, which translates to MRFSRLGRSLSRSSRSRNLLCGGGGGRSAILNEELLRVSRVNEYLGRVDGGSGFLRGYLTTTVGAHRELAPKAYLSNLNHVLANPRLHRLFSSEAPKKKNYENFYPKEKKEIPEGNKQKSESKDDSNTDDRWNFQDAFIKQFQNFITPLVVIGLVLSSLPFGSREQKQISFQEFKNKLLEPGLVDHIVVSNKSVAKVYVRSSPRNQTSDDIVEGPTNGTPAKGKGGQYKYYFNIGSVESFEEKLEEAQEALGIDPHDHIPVTYMSEMVWYQELMRFGPTVLLLGTLLFMGRRMQGGLGVGGGGGKGARGIFNIGKAHVTKVDKNAKNKIYFKDVAGCDEAKQEIMEFVHFLKNPKKYEELGAKIPKGALLVGPPGTGKTLLAKATAGESGVPFLSISGSDFMEMFVGVGPSRVRNLFQEARQCAPSIVFIDEIDAIGRARGRGGFSGANDERESTLNQLLVEMDGFGTTSGVVVLAGTNRPDILDNALLRPGRFDRQITIDKPDINGRDQIFQIYLKKIKLDHEPSYYSQRLAALTPGFAGADIANVCNEAALIAARKEGTQVTMEHFEAAIDRIIGGLEKKNKVISKLERRTVAYHESGHAVAGWFLEHAEPLLKVTIVPRGTAALGFAQYVPNENLLMTKEQLFDMTCMTLGGRAAEQVLLGKISTGAQNDLEKVTKMTYAQVAVYGFSEKVGLLSFPQRDDTMEMSKPYSSKTAAIIDGEVREWVGKAYEHTVQLIEQHKEQVAQIAELLLEKEVLHQDDLLQVLGERPFKSSELTNYDRFKQGFQEEDQKTVETPVNGRPEEEDGSSPLEPQVLPA; encoded by the exons ATGAGATTTTCCAGACTTGGCCGTTCATTGTCACGGTCTTCTCGCTCCAGA AATTTGTtgtgtggtggtggtggagggagATCGGCGATCTTGAACGAAGAGCTTCTGCGAGTGTCACGTGTGAATGAGTATCTGGGTCGTGTGGATGGGGGCTCTGGGTTTTTGAGGGGTTATTTGACAACTACAGTTGGAGCTCACAGGGAGCTCGCCCCCAAGGCGTATTTATCCAATTTGAACCACGTTCTTGCCAACCCTAGATTACATCGGCTTTTCTCGAGTGAAGccccaaagaaaaaga ATTATGAGAACTTTTATCcgaaggaaaagaaggaaattcCAGAGGGGAACAAGCAAAAGTCCGAGTCAAAAG ATGACTCGAACACAGATGATCGTTGGAATTTTCAAGATGCTTTCATAAAGCAATTTCAGAATTTCATCACTCCTTTAGTTGTAATTGGCCTAGTTCTTTCTTCCTTACCATTTGGTTCTCGTGAACAGAAACAG ATTAGTTTTCAAGAGTTCAAAAACAAGCTTCTGGAGCCAGGCTTGGTGGATCATATAGTCGTTTCTAATAAATCAGTTGCGAAAGTTTATGTAAGGAGTTCTCCACGCAATCAAACGAGTGATGATATTGTGGAGGGACCTACTAATGGTACCCCTGCAAAAGGAAAGGGGGGGCAGTATAAATACTATTTTAACATTGGAAGTGTTGAATCTTTTGAGGAGAAGCTGGAGGAAGCCCAGGAAGCATTAGGGATAGATCCTCATGATCATATTCCTGTAACGTACATGTCTGAAATGGTTTGGTATCAAGAATTGATGAGATTTGGACCAACTGTCTTGCTTTTGGGTACCCTTTTGTTTATGGGGCGGAGAATGCAAGGTGGGCTGGgcgttggtggtggtggtggaaagGGTGCCCGTGGGATATTTAACATAGGAAAAGCCCACGTTACGAAAGTGGATAAAAATGCCAAGAATAAG ATCTATTTCAAAGATGTTGCCGGATGTGATGAAGCAAAGCAAGAAATCATGGAATTTGTGCACTTCCTAAAGAACCCTAAGAAGTATGAGGAATTGGGAGCAAAGATTCCTAAAGGGGCTCTCTTGGTGGGCCCCCCAGGCACAGGAAAAACACTTCTAGCAAAAGCAACTGCGGGGGAATCTGGTGTGCCTTTTCTCTCCATATCTGGTTCTGATTTTATGGAGATGTTTGTTGGTGTTGGACCATCTAGGGTGAGAAACTTGTTTCAAGAAGCAAGGCAGTGTGCTCCCAGTATAgtttttattgatgagattGACGCAATTGGTCGAGCAAGGGGGCGTGGGGGCTTTTCAGGTGCAAATGATGAGCGTGAAAGTACTCTAAATCAGTTGCTGGTTGAAATGGATGGTTTTGGAACCACTTCTGGAGTTGTTGTGCTTGCTGGAACCAATAGACCTGATATTTTAGACAATGCTCTTTTGAGGCCTGGCCGATTTGATCGCCAAATTACAATTGATAAACCTGATATTAATGGCCGTGACCAGATATTTCAGATctacttgaaaaaaattaaacttgatCATGAGCCATCGTATTACTCTCAAAGGCTTGCAGCCCTCACACCTGGGTTTGCTGGAGCAGACATTGCAAATGTCTGTAACGAAGCTGCTCTAATTGCTGCAAGGAAAGAGGGAACACAGGTCACAATGGAGCATTTTGAGGCAGCTATAGATAGGATCATTGGTGGTctggagaagaagaataag GTAATTAGCAAGCTGGAGCGCCGAACTGTTGCCTATCATGAATCAGGTCATGCTGTTGCCGGATGGTTCTTAGAACATGCGGAACCCTTGTTGAAAGTAACAATTGTGCCTCGTGGTACAGCAGCGCTTGGATTTGCTCAATATGTTCCTAATGAAAACCTTCTCATGACTAAGGAGCAGCTTTTTGATATGACATGCATGACACTCGGTGGTCGGGCAGCTGAACAG GTGCTGTTGGGAAAGATCTCGACGGGTGCCCAAAATGATCTGGAGAAGGTGACAAAGATGACCTACGCACAAGTAGCTGTCTATGGTTTTAGCGAGAAGGTGGGTCTCCTTTCATTCCCTCAAAGGGATGACACAATGGAGATGTCCAAGCCCTACAGCAGCAAGACCGCGGCAATTATTGATGGTGAAGTGCGAGAGTGGGTGGGCAAGGCATACGAACACACAGTCCAGCTTATAGAGCAACACAAGGAGCAAGTGGCTCAAATTGCGGAGCTGTTGCTCGAAAAGGAAGTTCTTCACCAAGACGACCTGCTTCAAGTTTTGGGCGAGCGGCCATTCAAATCAAGTGAGCTCACAAATTATGATAGATTTAAGCAAGGCTTTCAAGAGGAAGATCAGAAGACTGTGGAGACGCCTGTTAATGGTAGGCCTGAGGAGGAGGATGGTTCTTCACCCCTAGAACCTCAAGTACTCCCTGCTTGA
- the LOC109013016 gene encoding uncharacterized protein LOC109013016, protein MKSQMEAMECSDGAVNAGTTTSAADYGLDFDSPMPPIMEESSMKDGDSRGTSCGHPPLKSKAWAHFTRVKDGDPNSPKASCNYCGRSYKCHSKKQGTSSMLYHLTICKHYRARQNRLAASKSKLICELKKDGDSTTGSLAIDKCVEKKIGVAIARMIIVDGLPFRFVEGQGFRDFMRTIDSKFPIPSCITVMRDCVKLYLLEKEKLRNLFTTSGQRVCLTTTAVLDPRYKLDALEFWFTEVVGIEQATELVAKLRRVIDRLYDQYTKFGGDVCGVELSGAEPQSSSISINSSKQGFLNFMSRYYKIRTSQNNVGCKSELDQYLTDDIEAPNENFDILNWWKVKSTKFPILAHIAKVVLAVPISTIDSESSFSADGQVLDHFRSSLSPTAVEAIICAQNWLKEAPPIAYDTRDVMVDAESYKLESEISLRNILHDDD, encoded by the exons ATGAAG TCACAGATGGAGGCAATGGAATGTAGTGATGGTGCGGTAAATGCTGGTACAACTACATCGGCAGCTGATTATGGTCTGGATTTTGATAGCCCAATGCCTCCCATAATGGAAGAATCCTCTATGAAAGATGGTGATAGTCGAGGCACTTCTTGTGGTCACCCACCATTGAAATCAAAAGCATGGGCTCATTTTACTAGAGTTAAAGATGGTGATCCCAATAGCCCTAAAGCTAGTTGCAATTATTGTGGGAGGTCGTACAAATGCCATTCAAAAAAGCAAGGCACTTCATCCATGTTGTACCATTTAACAATTTGCAAACACTACCGTGCTAGACAGAATCGCTTGGCTGCATCAAAATCAAAGTTGATTTGTGAACTGAAGAAAGATGGAGATAGCACCACTGGGAGTCTTGCAATTGATAAGTgtgttgaaaagaaaataggGGTGGCAATTGCTAGGATGATAATAGTGGATGGGTTACCTTTTAGGTTTGTTGAAGGCCAAGGTTTTAGGGACTTTATGAGGACAATTGATTCTAAATTCCCAATCCCTTCTTGCATCACTGTGATGCGGGATTGTGTTAAGCTCTACCTACTGGAGAAGGAGAAGTTAAGGAATTTGTTCACTACATCAGGTCAAAGGGTTTGCCTAACTACTA CTGCTGTGCTTGACCCAAGATACAAGTTGGATGCTTTAGAGTTTTGGTTCACAGAAGTTGTTGGCATCGAACAGGCAACTGAACTTGTAGCAAAGCTAAGGAGAGTCATTGACCGGCTATATGATCAATACACTAAATTTGGTGGTGATGTATGTGGGGTTGAGTTAAGTGGTGCTGAGCCTCAAAGTTCCTCAATATCAATTAATTCTAGTAAGCAAGGATTCTTGAATTTCATGAGTAGGTACTACAAGATTCGAACATCGCAAAATAATGTAGGGTGCAAGTCAGAGTTGGATCAGTATTTGACGGATGATATTGAAGCaccaaatgagaattttgatattttaaattggtGGAAGGTGAAGTCAACAAAATTTCCGATCCTTGCCCATATAGCAAAAGTTGTGTTGGCTGTTCCCATTTCAACTATTGACTCTGAGTCTAGTTTTAGTGCTGATGGTCAggtgttggatcattttcggaGTTCATTATCTCCAACAGCAGTTGAGGCAATTATATGCGCACAAAATTGGCTAAAAGAGGCTCCACCCATTGCTTATGACACTCGAGATGTAATGGTAGATGCTGAAAGCTATAAGCTAGAATCAG AGATATCTTTAAGGAACATTTTACACGATGACGATTGA
- the LOC109013008 gene encoding uncharacterized protein C24B11.05-like: MEHKDQYQKALMAKYECLLFDLDDTLYPLSSGLSKACTKNIEDYMVQKLGVEEKQVPEMNHVLYKNYGTTLAGLKAIGFNFDYDDYHSFVHGRLPYEILKPDHVLRSSLLSLPIRKVIFSNANKAHVAKTLSKLGLDECFDVIVCFETLNPTTNEKINECHNIIDVPSDQSKNAESELPKTPIICKPFENAFELAFNKANINPQRTLFFDDSIRNIQTGKLMGLDTVLVGASQRVDGADYALESIHNIKEALPVLWEDQAIDEDHQSGSIVYPRNNTIETPVKA, encoded by the exons ATGGAACATAAGGACCAGTACCAGAAGGCCCTAATGGCAAAGTACGAGTGTCTTCTCTTTG ATCTTGACGACACTCTTTATCCCCTGAGTTCTGGTTTGTCAAAAGCATGCACCAAGAATATTGAAG ATTACATGGTTCAGAAACTTGGCGTAGAGGAAAAGCAAGTCCCTGAGATGAATCATGTACTGTACAAGAATTATGGAACAACACTGGCGGGTCTAAAg GCAATTGGTTTCAACTTCGATTATGATGACTATCATAG TTTTGTTCATGGGAGATTACCGTATGAAATACTAAAACCTGACCATGTTCTGAGGAGTTCGTTGCTTAGCTTGCCTATTCGGAAAGTT ATTTTCTCAAATGCGAATAAGGCCCATGTCGCCAAAACTCTCAGCAAGCTTGGATTGGATGAGTGTTTCGACGTGATTGTATGCTTTGAGACTCTGAACCCGACCACCAACGAGAAGATCAATGAATGCCATAATATCATTGACGTTCCTTCAGATCAATCCAAGAATGCTGAGTCGGAGCTTCCGAAGACTCCAATCATCTGCAAACCATTCGAAAATGCATTTGAACTTGCATTCAATAAAGCCAACATCAATCCTCAAAGAACA cTCTTCTTCGATGACAGTATCCGAAACATACAAACTGGGAAGCTTATGGGCCTTGACACCGTTCTG gtgggaGCATCTCAACGAGTAGATGGTGCAGATTATGCTTTAGAAAGCATACACAATATTAAAGAAGCATTGCCTGTGCTCTGGGAAGATCAAGCCATTGATGAAGATCATCAGTCAGGAAGCATCGTTTATCCAAGAAACAATACAATCGAGACACCTGTaaaagcctag